The following coding sequences lie in one Rutidosis leptorrhynchoides isolate AG116_Rl617_1_P2 chromosome 4, CSIRO_AGI_Rlap_v1, whole genome shotgun sequence genomic window:
- the LOC139843271 gene encoding uncharacterized protein: protein MEKKTPFFLTNLLKRGVQKDESSEGNGWGNNVDDTKFNGWGSSLASTSSSPITNGWGDEPDPPDSHSNVWGFSSSSKPRFLEINTNGWAYEKPNDEYNGWGSGSSKFQNPEASSNGWMMNDPHEDGLNGWSTAPKSTTPKESSNQRVNGQPEHESVCKKVDINKEQRPFEVESWAPSAPPLIDDSFIEDHNLTNVSGNVLVAKSESKSGDALCVVCWEARVEGACVPCGHMSCCMACLDNIESKQGTCPVCRAKIDKVMRIYAVSTQ from the coding sequence ATGGAAAAGAAAACACCATTTTTTCTTACTAATTTATTAAAAAGAGGGGTCCAAAAAGATGAATCTAGTGAAGGAAATGGATGGGGAAATAACGTAGATGACACCAAGTTTAATGGTTGGGGTTCCTCTCTTGCTTCCACTAGTTCTAGCCCAATCACTAACGGGTGGGGTGATGAGCCCGATCCACCCGACAGCCATTCCAATGTTTGGGGCTTTAGCTCATCATCCAAACCTCGTTTTCTGGAAATTAATACCAATGGATGGGCTTACGAGAAGCCGAATGATGAGTATAACGGATGGGGCTCGGGCTCGAGTAAATTTCAAAATCCAGAAGCAAGTAGCAATGGTTGGATGATGAATGATCCACATGAAGATGGGCTCAACGGGTGGAGTACCGCTCCAAAATCTACAACTCCGAAAGAAAGTAGTAATCAAAGGGTAAATGGGCAGCCCGAACATGAGTCTGTTTGCAAAAAAGTGGACATTAATAAGGAACAAAGACCGTTTGAAGTAGAATCTTGGGCCCCTTCTGCGCCACCACTTATTGATGACAGTTTTATTGAAGACCACAATCTTACTAATGTTTCGGGTAATGTTTTGGTTGCAAAGAGTGAAAGTAAGAGTGGTGATGCGTTGTGTGTGGTGTGTTGGGAAGCTCGGGTTGAGGGAGCTTGTGTACCATGTGGACATATGTCTTGTTGTATGGCGTGTTTAGATAATATAGAATCTAAACAAGGAACTTGCCCTGTTTGTCGGGCCAAGATTGATAAGGTTATGAGAATTTATGCCGTCTCAACACAATAA